A genomic stretch from Actinomadura rubteroloni includes:
- the pknB gene encoding Stk1 family PASTA domain-containing Ser/Thr kinase, with protein MSQPRLLGGRYELDTVIGRGGMAEVYRARDLRLDRVVAVKTLRSDLARDPTFQERFRREAQSAASLNHPSVIAVYDTGEDMIGDNSIPYIVMEYVDGSTLRDLLRENRALRPEKALEITDGILRALDYSHRGGIVHRDIKPANVMLTRNHEVKVMDFGIARAMADSAATMTQTAQVIGTAQYLSPEQARGERVDTRSDIYSTGCVLYELLTGRPPFTGDSPVAIAYQHVREEPVPPSQVDPDIPQWADAIVLKAMAKNADHRYQNATEFRQEIQRVLHGQPVASTAASTMMMGGPPATQVMGGVPGGPGRTQMQRPVRNGYDDLPPVHYDDEPERGGGGKKAAIWIAVAVLVIAGAAVLGLILSNGGDKAPPKVAVPAVADMSLTDAKAAIEKAGLRVNPEIKREYNDDVGKNKVIESDPPAENQVEKNSEVTLTISRGPKPPEEVEVPNVRGDPSADAQQQLEGAGFNVEIKQEKSNSVQQGNVIRTDPSGGSKAKKNSTVTMYVSSGANLVTIPDLTNRSAKTACTQLKVLGLKCDIQEAAPPLGNTTQAGWVWQQNSPAGSKATPGESVTIMVVPKQTQQPTSPTPPGDGNGNGNGGGFNWPH; from the coding sequence ATGAGTCAACCTCGGCTGCTCGGCGGCCGGTACGAGCTCGACACCGTCATCGGACGCGGTGGCATGGCCGAGGTGTACCGTGCCCGCGACCTGCGCCTCGACCGGGTGGTCGCGGTCAAGACCCTGCGGTCAGACCTCGCCCGCGACCCGACGTTCCAGGAGCGGTTCCGGCGCGAGGCCCAGTCGGCCGCGTCGCTGAACCACCCGTCCGTCATCGCCGTGTACGACACCGGCGAGGACATGATCGGCGACAACTCGATCCCGTACATCGTGATGGAGTACGTGGACGGCAGCACGCTGCGCGATCTCCTGCGGGAGAACCGCGCGCTGCGGCCGGAGAAGGCGCTGGAGATCACCGACGGGATCCTGCGGGCGCTGGACTACAGCCACCGGGGCGGGATCGTCCACCGCGACATCAAGCCGGCGAACGTGATGCTGACCCGCAACCACGAGGTCAAGGTCATGGACTTCGGCATCGCGCGGGCGATGGCCGACTCGGCGGCGACCATGACGCAGACGGCGCAGGTCATCGGCACCGCGCAGTACCTGTCGCCGGAGCAGGCGCGGGGCGAGCGGGTCGACACCCGCAGCGACATCTACTCGACGGGGTGCGTCCTCTACGAGCTGCTGACGGGGCGTCCGCCGTTCACCGGGGACTCGCCGGTCGCGATCGCCTACCAGCACGTCCGGGAGGAGCCGGTCCCGCCGTCGCAGGTCGATCCGGACATCCCGCAGTGGGCGGACGCGATCGTCCTCAAGGCGATGGCGAAGAACGCCGACCACCGGTACCAGAACGCGACGGAGTTCCGGCAGGAGATCCAGCGGGTCCTGCACGGGCAGCCGGTCGCGTCCACGGCCGCGTCCACGATGATGATGGGCGGGCCGCCGGCGACGCAGGTCATGGGCGGCGTGCCGGGCGGGCCGGGACGGACGCAGATGCAGCGTCCCGTCCGCAACGGCTACGACGATCTGCCGCCCGTCCACTACGACGACGAGCCGGAGCGCGGCGGGGGCGGCAAGAAGGCCGCGATCTGGATCGCGGTGGCCGTGCTGGTGATCGCGGGCGCGGCGGTGCTCGGGCTGATCCTGTCCAACGGCGGTGACAAGGCGCCGCCGAAGGTCGCGGTCCCGGCCGTCGCGGACATGTCGCTGACGGACGCGAAGGCGGCGATCGAGAAGGCGGGCCTGCGCGTCAATCCCGAGATCAAGCGGGAGTACAACGACGACGTCGGCAAGAACAAGGTCATCGAGAGCGACCCGCCGGCCGAGAACCAGGTCGAGAAGAACTCCGAGGTGACGCTGACGATCTCGCGCGGGCCCAAGCCGCCCGAGGAGGTCGAGGTCCCGAACGTCCGGGGCGACCCGTCGGCGGACGCGCAGCAGCAGCTCGAAGGCGCCGGGTTCAACGTCGAGATCAAGCAGGAGAAGTCCAACAGCGTCCAGCAGGGCAACGTCATCCGGACGGACCCGTCGGGCGGCTCGAAGGCGAAGAAGAACTCGACGGTGACGATGTACGTGTCGTCGGGCGCGAACCTGGTCACCATCCCGGATCTGACGAACCGGAGCGCGAAGACGGCCTGCACGCAGCTCAAGGTGCTCGGCCTCAAGTGCGACATCCAGGAGGCCGCGCCGCCGCTCGGCAACACGACGCAGGCCGGGTGGGTGTGGCAGCAGAACTCGCCCGCCGGGTCGAAGGCCACGCCGGGCGAGTCGGTGACGATCATGGTCGTGCCCAAGCAGACCCAGCAGCCCACCTCGCCGACCCCGCCGGGGGACGGCAACGGCAACGGGAACGGCGGCGGGTTCAACTGGCCGCACTAG
- a CDS encoding FtsW/RodA/SpoVE family cell cycle protein produces the protein MTSLGEQIRARIPYQRRNAASLALLAFAMILTLSAFAEVGLARDGTIPSGLFVYGGGLVVLAVVAYVVQLKYAPYADPLLLPLAVALNGLGLAMIYRLDLDTSRDRKVAEMAGKHFLKDAADVPGQLMWTFVGIALFVAAIMIMRDTTRPDAPLSFTPKTAQRYTYLIGLTAIVLLLLPIVPGIGASINGARVWIHIGPFSVQPGEFAKLFLVVFFAGYLVNKRQAMSLIGKKVGPLSLPRARDLGPILVIWFFSLGVLFMQKDLGTALLYFGLFVSMLYIATQRVSWVVIGLGLLAVGVFVATQLPFMGHVNQRIDIWQNPTPYYDGGCLLDSGKVVPVNPNTDLFKAAKAAGSAFPGQSACIKLGGEYSDSAQLLKGMFALGEGGVLGTGLGQGQPWQTPLSFSDFIFDSMGEELGLTGLMALLLIYALIVQRGMKTAVAARDPFLKLFAGGVSFVVALQVFVIVGGVTKLIPLTGLTTPFLSQGGSSLMANWILIAILVRMSHDARKPAPQSIQDEGMTQIVSTR, from the coding sequence ATGACGTCCCTCGGGGAGCAGATCCGGGCGCGGATCCCCTACCAGCGCCGCAACGCCGCGTCCCTGGCGCTGCTGGCGTTCGCGATGATCCTGACGCTGTCGGCGTTCGCCGAGGTCGGGCTCGCCCGGGACGGCACGATCCCGAGCGGCCTGTTCGTGTACGGCGGCGGGCTGGTCGTGCTGGCGGTCGTGGCGTACGTCGTCCAGCTCAAGTACGCGCCGTACGCCGACCCGCTGCTGCTGCCGTTGGCGGTGGCGCTGAACGGGCTCGGCCTGGCGATGATCTACCGGCTGGACCTGGACACCAGCCGGGACCGCAAGGTCGCCGAGATGGCCGGCAAGCACTTCTTGAAAGACGCGGCCGACGTCCCGGGCCAGCTCATGTGGACGTTCGTCGGCATCGCGCTGTTCGTCGCCGCCATCATGATCATGCGGGACACGACACGCCCGGACGCCCCGCTGTCCTTCACCCCGAAGACCGCGCAGCGCTACACCTACCTCATCGGCCTGACGGCGATCGTGCTGCTGCTGCTGCCGATCGTGCCGGGCATCGGCGCGTCCATCAACGGCGCGCGGGTGTGGATCCACATCGGGCCGTTCTCGGTGCAGCCGGGCGAGTTCGCGAAGCTGTTCCTGGTCGTCTTCTTCGCCGGATATCTGGTGAACAAGCGGCAGGCGATGTCGCTGATCGGCAAGAAGGTCGGCCCGCTGAGCCTGCCGCGCGCCCGCGACCTCGGCCCGATCCTCGTGATCTGGTTCTTCTCGCTCGGCGTCCTGTTCATGCAGAAGGACCTCGGGACGGCCCTGCTCTACTTCGGCCTGTTCGTCTCGATGCTGTACATCGCGACGCAGCGGGTGTCGTGGGTCGTGATCGGTCTCGGGCTGCTCGCGGTGGGCGTGTTCGTCGCGACGCAGCTCCCGTTCATGGGCCACGTCAACCAGCGCATCGACATCTGGCAGAACCCCACGCCGTACTACGACGGCGGGTGCCTGCTGGACAGCGGCAAGGTCGTCCCGGTCAACCCCAACACCGACCTGTTCAAGGCGGCGAAGGCGGCGGGCTCGGCCTTCCCCGGGCAGTCGGCCTGCATCAAGCTCGGCGGCGAGTACTCCGACAGCGCGCAGCTCCTGAAGGGCATGTTCGCGCTCGGCGAGGGCGGCGTCCTCGGGACGGGCCTCGGCCAGGGCCAGCCGTGGCAGACGCCGCTGTCCTTCAGCGACTTCATCTTCGACTCGATGGGCGAGGAGCTGGGCCTCACCGGGCTCATGGCGCTGCTGCTGATCTACGCGCTGATCGTCCAGCGCGGGATGAAGACGGCCGTGGCCGCGCGAGATCCGTTCCTGAAGCTGTTCGCGGGCGGCGTGTCGTTCGTGGTGGCGCTCCAGGTCTTCGTGATCGTCGGCGGCGTCACCAAGCTGATCCCGCTGACCGGTCTGACCACCCCGTTCCTCTCGCAGGGCGGTTCGTCGCTCATGGCGAACTGGATTCTGATCGCGATCCTCGTCCGGATGAGCCACGACGCGCGCAAGCCCGCGCCGCAGTCCATCCAGGACGAGGGCATGACCCAGATCGTGAGCACCCGGTGA
- a CDS encoding cell division protein CrgA: protein MAKSKVRKKAVYTPPQKSKAPEVSPRWLAPLMVTLWLVGLLWIAVFYVTASTGTDVPVMSGLHNWNLGIGFALIILGLVAATRWR from the coding sequence GTGGCCAAGTCGAAAGTGCGCAAGAAGGCCGTCTACACGCCGCCGCAGAAGTCCAAGGCCCCCGAGGTCAGCCCACGCTGGCTCGCGCCGCTGATGGTCACGTTGTGGCTGGTCGGGCTGCTGTGGATCGCGGTGTTCTACGTGACGGCCAGCACCGGTACGGACGTGCCGGTGATGAGCGGCCTGCACAACTGGAACCTGGGCATCGGGTTCGCGTTGATCATCCTGGGGCTGGTGGCGGCGACGCGCTGGCGTTGA
- a CDS encoding FHA domain-containing protein FhaB/FipA, whose protein sequence is MSEFTLTLIKLAFLAVLWLFVIAAVGVIRADLFGSKAAARAAERAAAPRPQKAPRAPKAPRAPRGATGGNAPTKLVVVQGERAGTVIDLTDVPVTIGRAHDATLVLTDDYASSRHARIYAQNGQWIVEDLGSTNGTYLGRTKVTRPMPIPPGVPVRIGKTVIELRK, encoded by the coding sequence ATGTCCGAATTCACTCTCACGCTGATCAAGCTGGCGTTCCTCGCGGTGCTCTGGCTGTTCGTCATCGCGGCCGTCGGAGTGATCCGCGCCGACCTGTTCGGCTCGAAGGCCGCCGCGCGAGCGGCCGAGCGGGCAGCCGCGCCACGGCCGCAGAAGGCGCCGCGCGCCCCCAAGGCCCCCCGGGCGCCGCGCGGCGCCACGGGCGGGAACGCGCCGACCAAGCTGGTCGTGGTGCAGGGGGAGCGGGCGGGCACCGTCATCGACCTGACCGACGTTCCGGTCACGATCGGCCGCGCGCATGACGCGACGCTGGTGCTGACCGACGACTACGCTTCGAGCCGACATGCCCGCATTTACGCGCAGAACGGTCAGTGGATCGTGGAAGATCTCGGTTCGACCAACGGGACGTACCTCGGCCGCACGAAGGTGACGCGGCCGATGCCGATCCCGCCGGGGGTGCCCGTCCGTATCGGCAAGACCGTGATCGAGCTGCGCAAATGA
- a CDS encoding anthranilate synthase component II — translation MRVLVVDNHDSFVFTIVQYLRELGATCDVRSRTEAAVADAAGADGVLLSPGPGHPADAGVCLDLVDDAVRTGRPLLGVCLGHQVVAHAFGATVGHAPEVVHGYTSAVRHDGDGVFHDIPDGFAAMRYHSLAVVPGTVADPLTITARTDDGVVMGVRHRDRPIEGVQFHPESVLSAHGHRLLGNWLLTCANTPVPRHSGNYTGNV, via the coding sequence ATGCGCGTCCTCGTCGTGGACAACCACGACAGCTTCGTCTTCACGATCGTCCAGTACCTGCGGGAGCTGGGCGCGACGTGCGACGTCCGCAGCCGCACCGAGGCCGCCGTCGCCGACGCCGCCGGGGCGGACGGCGTCCTGCTCAGCCCCGGCCCCGGCCATCCCGCCGACGCGGGCGTGTGCCTCGACCTGGTCGACGACGCCGTCCGGACGGGCCGGCCGCTGCTCGGCGTCTGCCTCGGCCACCAGGTCGTCGCGCACGCGTTCGGCGCGACGGTCGGGCACGCGCCGGAGGTCGTCCACGGGTACACGAGCGCCGTCCGGCACGACGGCGACGGAGTGTTCCATGACATTCCGGACGGGTTCGCGGCCATGCGGTACCACTCCCTGGCCGTCGTCCCCGGCACGGTCGCGGACCCGCTGACGATCACGGCCCGGACGGACGACGGCGTGGTCATGGGCGTCCGGCACCGGGACCGTCCGATCGAGGGCGTCCAGTTCCACCCCGAGTCCGTTCTGTCCGCACACGGGCACCGGCTCCTCGGAAACTGGCTCCTGACCTGTGCGAACACCCCCGTCCCACGGCATTCCGGGAATTACACCGGAAACGTGTAA
- a CDS encoding class E sortase — MRVVIRGMGELCVTAGLVLLLFFAYELWGTGAYTAGQQHKLDAAMRKSWTNTRVTTEKVRLGTGVALLRIPRFGKSYHYVVIEGVSRADLRKGPGHYPGTALPGRVGNFVVSGHRTTYSAPFNRAAELRPGDKILVDTRDGQYTYTVTGLKIVKPTEVDVTAPVPLHPGRRPTERLITLTTCHPKYSAARRLIVFGRLTATVPRAAAR; from the coding sequence GTGCGGGTGGTCATCCGGGGGATGGGCGAGCTGTGCGTCACCGCCGGTCTCGTCCTGCTGCTGTTCTTCGCCTACGAGCTGTGGGGCACCGGCGCCTACACCGCCGGGCAGCAGCACAAGCTCGACGCGGCGATGCGCAAGTCCTGGACGAACACCAGGGTCACGACCGAGAAGGTCCGGCTCGGGACGGGCGTCGCGCTCCTGCGGATCCCCCGGTTCGGGAAGAGCTACCACTATGTCGTCATCGAGGGCGTCAGCCGCGCCGACCTGCGCAAAGGCCCCGGCCACTACCCCGGGACGGCCCTGCCCGGACGCGTCGGCAACTTCGTCGTCTCCGGCCACCGCACGACCTACTCGGCGCCGTTCAACCGCGCCGCCGAACTGCGGCCCGGCGACAAGATCCTCGTGGACACCCGGGACGGGCAGTACACCTACACCGTCACCGGGCTCAAGATCGTCAAGCCGACCGAGGTGGACGTGACCGCGCCCGTCCCCCTCCACCCCGGCCGCCGCCCCACCGAGCGGCTGATCACGCTCACGACCTGCCACCCCAAGTACTCCGCCGCGCGCCGGCTGATCGTCTTCGGCCGGCTCACCGCGACCGTCCCGCGCGCCGCCGCACGCTGA
- a CDS encoding rhomboid family intramembrane serine protease — protein MTSDSPSAPETSVPSCYRHPGRETYVRCTRCDRFICPDCMREAAVGHQCVECVNEGAKSVRRPSGAPRGGGDWRPTVTFALIGLCVVAFLGEIASSRFVYELLMTGVAVMPDGSVGGVAEGQWYRLVTSMFLHERPNGDALAITHILFNMWALWVVGPPLERMLGRVRFLALYLLAGIGGSVLLYVLDPGGAAVGASGAIFGLFAAFFVLGLKLGIPVQPIVLVLVLNLVITFAPGTNISWQGHIGGLAVGGLLAAAYAYTPPRLQRMVNVAAPAVVALALLLTVVVKTAAIPGSVL, from the coding sequence ATGACCTCAGATTCCCCGTCCGCCCCGGAGACGTCGGTGCCGTCGTGCTACCGCCATCCGGGACGGGAGACGTACGTCCGCTGCACCCGCTGCGACCGCTTCATCTGCCCGGACTGCATGCGCGAGGCGGCCGTCGGCCACCAGTGCGTCGAGTGCGTGAACGAGGGGGCCAAGAGCGTCCGGCGCCCGTCCGGCGCGCCGCGCGGCGGGGGCGACTGGCGGCCGACCGTGACGTTCGCGCTGATCGGCCTGTGCGTCGTCGCCTTCCTCGGCGAGATCGCGTCGTCGCGGTTCGTCTACGAGCTGCTGATGACCGGCGTCGCCGTCATGCCGGACGGTTCGGTCGGCGGCGTCGCCGAGGGCCAGTGGTACCGGCTCGTCACGTCGATGTTCCTGCACGAGCGGCCCAACGGCGACGCGCTCGCGATCACCCACATCCTGTTCAACATGTGGGCGCTGTGGGTCGTCGGGCCGCCGCTGGAGCGGATGCTCGGACGCGTCCGGTTCCTCGCGCTGTACCTGCTGGCGGGGATCGGCGGTTCGGTGCTGCTGTACGTCCTGGATCCGGGCGGGGCGGCGGTGGGGGCGTCCGGCGCGATCTTCGGGCTGTTCGCCGCGTTCTTCGTGCTGGGCCTCAAGCTGGGCATCCCGGTGCAGCCGATCGTGCTGGTGCTGGTGCTCAACCTGGTGATCACGTTCGCGCCGGGGACGAACATCTCGTGGCAGGGCCACATCGGCGGGCTGGCGGTCGGGGGGCTGCTCGCCGCCGCGTACGCGTACACGCCGCCGCGGTTGCAGCGCATGGTGAACGTGGCCGCTCCGGCGGTCGTGGCGCTCGCGCTGCTGCTCACGGTGGTGGTGAAGACCGCCGCGATCCCGGGGTCGGTCCTGTAG
- a CDS encoding penicillin-binding transpeptidase domain-containing protein: MDKPIRRVAIFGMLLFFGLMIQVNYVQGSEAESLRNDPNNARQYQNVFNSPRGQITAGGEVLASSSLTGKDNPKYGRTYKDGLVFSPVTGYFNGGASKVELAYNSLLGGTDKRITHQRWFDTFIGKKAEGANVELALDPDAQRKAYQLLRNGTTRRAGAAVIDIKTGAVKVLSSSSSFDPNLVAPQTGEKGVKVLEQLDGQRGVIQPLIDNGMSQTFPPGSSFKAVVAAMALDELGMSSSSTVNTGPLILPESGNPLPNSHDGGSCAGSAPLLGAFAESCNTSFARIALDAGIQKLHDESSKFGFNRHWSIEPLVKPAESDVPLSYVDANGNKVTTGRDGTARSGIGQENVRATPLQMAMVAAAVANDGKIMQPYLVQKVTTKDQKTLYEVDPKVFSEAMKSGSASQLRDMMRAVVNEGTAKNLIGQNIAGKTGTAEQGAGLPNARWFVGFSPIQNPRYAFAVVTEGSGDGASGAGPIAASIMAQVRRK, from the coding sequence ATGGACAAGCCGATCCGCCGTGTGGCGATCTTCGGAATGCTGCTGTTCTTCGGGCTCATGATCCAGGTCAACTATGTCCAGGGGTCAGAGGCCGAGAGCCTGCGCAACGACCCGAACAACGCGCGGCAGTACCAGAACGTCTTCAACAGCCCGCGCGGGCAGATCACCGCGGGCGGCGAGGTGCTGGCGTCGTCGTCGCTGACCGGCAAGGACAACCCCAAGTACGGCCGCACCTACAAGGACGGCCTGGTGTTCTCCCCGGTCACCGGGTACTTCAACGGCGGCGCGTCCAAGGTCGAGCTGGCCTACAACTCGCTGCTCGGCGGGACGGACAAGCGCATCACGCACCAGCGCTGGTTCGACACCTTCATCGGCAAGAAGGCCGAGGGCGCGAACGTCGAGCTGGCGCTGGACCCGGACGCGCAGCGCAAGGCCTACCAGCTCCTGCGGAACGGGACGACCCGCCGGGCGGGCGCCGCCGTGATCGACATCAAGACCGGCGCGGTGAAGGTGCTGTCCTCCTCGTCGTCGTTCGACCCGAACCTCGTCGCGCCGCAGACGGGCGAGAAGGGCGTCAAGGTCCTGGAGCAGCTCGACGGGCAGCGCGGCGTCATCCAGCCGTTGATCGACAACGGCATGAGCCAGACGTTCCCGCCGGGCTCGTCGTTCAAGGCGGTCGTCGCGGCGATGGCGCTGGACGAGCTGGGAATGTCCAGCTCGTCCACGGTGAACACCGGGCCGCTGATCCTGCCCGAGTCGGGCAACCCGCTGCCGAACTCCCACGACGGCGGGAGCTGCGCGGGGTCGGCGCCGCTGCTCGGCGCGTTCGCCGAGTCCTGCAACACCTCGTTCGCGCGGATCGCGCTGGACGCGGGCATCCAGAAGCTGCACGACGAGTCCAGCAAGTTCGGCTTCAACCGGCACTGGTCGATCGAGCCGCTGGTCAAGCCCGCCGAGAGCGACGTCCCGCTGTCGTACGTGGACGCCAACGGCAACAAGGTCACGACGGGCCGGGACGGCACCGCGCGGTCGGGCATCGGGCAGGAGAACGTCCGGGCCACGCCGCTCCAGATGGCGATGGTCGCGGCGGCCGTCGCCAACGACGGCAAGATCATGCAGCCGTATCTCGTCCAGAAGGTCACGACCAAGGACCAGAAGACGCTGTACGAGGTCGACCCGAAGGTGTTCTCCGAGGCGATGAAGTCCGGGTCGGCGAGCCAGCTCCGGGACATGATGCGCGCCGTCGTCAACGAGGGCACCGCCAAGAACCTCATCGGCCAGAACATCGCCGGCAAGACCGGCACCGCCGAGCAGGGCGCCGGCCTCCCGAACGCGCGGTGGTTCGTCGGGTTCAGCCCGATCCAGAACCCCCGGTACGCGTTCGCGGTCGTGACCGAGGGATCGGGCGACGGCGCGTCCGGCGCCGGGCCCATCGCCGCGTCGATCATGGCGCAGGTGCGGCGGAAGTGA
- a CDS encoding peptidylprolyl isomerase encodes MAEEIFATLNTTAGKIVVQLYPQQAPETVANFVGLAEGGRPWTHPATGQKTEESLYAGTIFHRVIPNFMIQGGDPLGTGTGGPGYQFKDEFDPSLKFDRPYLLAMANAGPGTNGSQFFITTNVQNTAHLTGRHTIFGKVVEGTNVVDAISGVETGRGDRPVQDVAIESVTIERRQS; translated from the coding sequence GTGGCTGAGGAAATCTTTGCGACGCTGAACACGACCGCCGGAAAGATCGTCGTCCAGCTCTACCCGCAGCAGGCGCCGGAGACGGTCGCGAACTTCGTCGGGCTCGCCGAGGGCGGCCGGCCGTGGACGCACCCCGCCACCGGCCAGAAGACCGAGGAGTCGCTCTACGCCGGGACGATCTTCCACCGGGTCATCCCGAACTTCATGATTCAGGGCGGCGACCCGCTCGGCACCGGCACCGGCGGCCCGGGCTACCAGTTCAAGGACGAGTTCGACCCGTCCCTGAAGTTCGACCGCCCGTACCTGCTCGCGATGGCCAACGCCGGGCCGGGCACCAACGGGTCGCAGTTCTTCATCACGACCAACGTCCAGAACACCGCGCACCTCACCGGCCGCCACACGATCTTCGGCAAGGTCGTCGAGGGCACCAACGTCGTGGACGCGATCTCCGGCGTCGAGACGGGCCGGGGCGACCGCCCGGTGCAGGACGTGGCCATCGAATCGGTGACGATCGAGCGCCGCCAGTCGTAA
- a CDS encoding Stp1/IreP family PP2C-type Ser/Thr phosphatase, which produces MTLGIRYAARSDVGMLREGNEDSAYAGSYLLAVADGMGGHVGGEIASAAAIEELRKLDTELPAPELLAALENTVRTANDNLHRIVESDPSLQGMGTTLTAMLWAGDQVALVHIGDSRAYLLRDGSLYQITHDHTLVQSLVDEGRISPDEAASHPQRSLLLRALDGRGEVDPDLSLRDAKVGDRYLLCSDGLSGVVTAETIFQVLTDTGEPEQAVRQLIDLANRGGGPDNITCVVADVVELGGPPPRPGQGHAVGAAASASPPDPAGGSPGQDTPARRAAQLRDTMPQPPVAVDEMPPPQAAAPPQMNPGVTRPDPAPRRTRGGGMRRWTWLIVVAGVAVVGIGAVAFVVLQNVRSGYYIGQENGTVVLYRGTTQKVPGLSLSRRAKNQPNPPITVADLPQDRQVAVRAKYEVKGPGAVDDLRAQVCRHAVVESGGKLEIVRGRKQQNCKESKVAGSQVAIAELPTDDAAKVRSGALAFPSRQQAEQKLAELTEHRDQCRSAAATIKNCPGGEGHR; this is translated from the coding sequence ATGACGCTCGGGATCCGGTACGCCGCGCGCTCCGACGTCGGGATGCTGCGCGAGGGCAACGAGGACTCGGCGTACGCGGGGTCCTATCTGCTGGCCGTGGCCGACGGGATGGGCGGCCACGTCGGCGGGGAGATCGCGAGCGCGGCGGCGATCGAGGAGCTGCGCAAGCTGGACACGGAGCTGCCGGCGCCGGAGCTGCTGGCGGCGCTGGAGAACACCGTCCGGACGGCGAACGACAACCTGCACCGGATCGTGGAGTCCGATCCGTCGTTGCAGGGCATGGGGACGACGCTCACGGCGATGCTGTGGGCGGGGGACCAGGTCGCGCTGGTCCACATCGGCGACTCGCGCGCGTATCTGCTGCGCGACGGCAGCCTGTACCAGATCACGCACGACCACACGCTCGTCCAGTCGCTGGTGGACGAGGGCCGGATCAGCCCGGACGAGGCGGCGTCGCATCCGCAGCGGTCGCTGCTGCTGCGGGCGCTGGACGGACGCGGCGAGGTCGACCCGGACCTGTCGCTGCGCGACGCGAAGGTCGGCGACCGGTACCTGCTGTGCTCCGACGGCCTGTCCGGCGTGGTCACCGCCGAGACGATCTTCCAGGTGCTGACGGACACGGGCGAGCCGGAGCAGGCCGTCCGGCAGCTCATCGACCTGGCGAACCGGGGCGGCGGCCCGGACAACATCACGTGCGTCGTCGCGGACGTCGTCGAACTCGGCGGGCCGCCGCCGCGGCCGGGCCAGGGGCACGCGGTGGGCGCGGCGGCGTCGGCGTCCCCGCCGGATCCGGCGGGCGGGAGCCCGGGGCAGGACACGCCGGCGCGCCGGGCCGCGCAGCTCCGCGACACGATGCCGCAGCCGCCGGTCGCGGTGGACGAGATGCCGCCGCCGCAGGCCGCCGCGCCGCCGCAGATGAACCCGGGCGTGACCCGGCCCGACCCGGCGCCCCGGCGGACGCGCGGCGGCGGGATGCGCCGCTGGACGTGGCTGATCGTCGTCGCGGGCGTGGCCGTCGTCGGGATCGGGGCCGTGGCGTTCGTGGTGCTGCAGAACGTCCGCAGCGGTTATTACATCGGCCAGGAGAACGGCACGGTCGTCCTGTACCGGGGGACGACGCAGAAGGTGCCGGGCCTGTCGTTGTCGCGGCGCGCGAAGAACCAGCCGAACCCGCCGATCACGGTCGCCGACCTCCCGCAGGACCGGCAGGTCGCCGTCCGCGCGAAGTACGAGGTCAAGGGGCCGGGCGCGGTGGACGACCTGCGCGCCCAGGTGTGCCGGCACGCGGTCGTGGAGAGCGGCGGGAAGCTGGAGATCGTCCGGGGCCGCAAGCAGCAGAACTGCAAGGAGAGCAAGGTCGCGGGGAGTCAGGTGGCGATCGCCGAGCTGCCGACCGACGACGCGGCGAAGGTCCGGTCCGGGGCGCTGGCGTTCCCGAGCCGTCAGCAGGCCGAGCAGAAGCTCGCCGAGCTGACCGAGCACCGCGACCAGTGCCGCTCCGCCGCCGCGACGATCAAGAACTGCCCCGGTGGGGAAGGCCACCGATGA